Proteins encoded in a region of the Fundulus heteroclitus isolate FHET01 unplaced genomic scaffold, MU-UCD_Fhet_4.1 scaffold_162, whole genome shotgun sequence genome:
- the LOC105924495 gene encoding uncharacterized protein LOC105924495 yields MVAKYPKSLQDIIEGDVIGPGYHSLVKQLQNRIENMKRCTTQKIRKRKHRSEDYDTDEVPPEQRATVQDTYGCINWDLKFLPLGETVESQQEHKEKLKMMSQQTDVNPEEVKLLMKLTFYTQRKHVNQGENIKNLLKEWPFLFDDLGMAVHFQELTGIGLKEAFTRNLDLKGKRLLSYMKTVCVNKSRKFLEALTKYQVMRGELSGCSEDLKDMVLLLLSYFDEKEDAIFCYVEDTCLAGEVHMDRVPLTPTIVVCGRSCYSAKRFMLSVDQNIVQDNIPSFMSVLCLMFGSYYCLHIHYPSCLASTLEFLQRCFFLHQPGEGH; encoded by the exons ATGGTGGCAAAATATCCTAAGTCTTTGCAAGACATAATAGAGGGAGATGTGATTGGGCCAGGGTACCATTCTCTAGTCAAGCAGCTGCAAAATAGGATAGAGAATATGAAGCGATGTACAAcccaaaaaataagaaaaaggaaGCATCGCAGTGAAGATTATGACACAGACGAAGTCCCTCCAGAGCAGAGAGCAACAGTCCAGGACACCTATGGGTGCATTAACTGGGATTTAAAATTCCTGCCCCTTGGAGAGACTGTCGAGAGCCAGCAAGAacataaagaaaaactgaagatgATGTCTCAGCAAACTGATGTGAATCCAGAAGAGGTCAAACTTCTGATGAAGCTGACTTTCTACACTCAACGAAAACATGTGAACCAGGGGGAAAATATCAAGAACCTCCTTAAAGAGTGGCCGTTTTTGTTTGATGACCTTGGTATGGCAGTCCACTTTCAAGAACTTACCGGAATTGGGCTGAAAGAAGCTTTCACACGGAATCTGGATCTAAAGGGGAAGCGGCTCCTCAGCTACATGAAGACTGTTTGTGTGAACAAGAGCAGAAAGTTCCTAGAGGCGCTAACAAAGTATCAAGTAATGAGGGGGGAGCTGAGTGGTTGCTCGGAAGACCTCAAAGATATGGTGTTGCTCCTGCTGTCGTACTTTGATGAAAAGGAAGATGCCATATTCTGTTATGTGGAGGACACATGCTTGGCAGGGGAAGTACACATGGACCGAGTTCCCCTGACTCCCACCATTGTTGTGTgtg GACGATCCTGCTATTCTGCAAAACGCTTCATGCTGAGTGTGGATCAAAACATTGTACAGGACAACATCCCCTCCTTCATGTCTGTCCTGTGCCTGATGTTTGGGAGCTACTATTGCTTGCATATACATTATCCATCCTGCCTGGCATCAACCCTGGAGTTTCTGCAGCG GTGTTTTTTCCTCCATCAACCCGGAGAAGGGCACTAA